A genomic stretch from Shewanella sediminis HAW-EB3 includes:
- a CDS encoding LruC domain-containing protein, with product MKTAYCSVITTCLLLSQGTSWAAEFSNCPTQAFIIQTPSSVPISYGVELATGSYVILSNDMNRIKAYNGVGYNYHDNYIYGWDYEGSTLGKTGDDYIITPLNVTKDTSAAAAGNFFVGDIAIDENVWYGYKKNKGLFKIPLDDPNNYSMSLVVGSTDNATYKITDFAFHPSDGQIYAVTNGATGSLLQIDPSNGSANNLGVVVTSSGSNFTFGAQFFDPDGTLYLSNNSDGKIYRLNVDEANPSADIFAYGPSSSSNDGARCALAEVPVGDNVDFGDAPDSYGTYMASNGARHSIIDDFYLGSLVDNEANGYPLPLSDDSSDGIDDEDGISFPTGFELGESAVILATATGTGGYLNAWFDWNQNGSFDSDEQAIIGHALSPGSNSVSLDVPTWGKSGQSWARFRFSSLADIGPTGGVGDGEVEDHQITITETGVTINYYPSSSSYTSVAYEDLYPDQEDYDMNDVIFHLRLIEYIKNNQIIRVEFEAQLAAMGAAYHNGFAIQLPDVAMGKVKENSIEWSIDDVAQAGSPLESGQTNAVFIFTQDLWDHISLSTGCNYLRTESGCGTSYRTTWKMRVPFETTIAQSQMPDFPYDPFIFATPGTDHGLAAKNVVGELPGRKLEIHLKNKAPTDKFATAYFGSREDRSDPGAGQYFLNENGMSWAIEIPTSWQHPLERERLDMTYSEFLNFAADKTGNTNPNWYLNANRSLIFQD from the coding sequence ATGAAAACAGCATACTGCTCGGTTATAACCACGTGTTTATTGCTCAGCCAGGGAACGTCATGGGCGGCAGAGTTTTCTAACTGTCCAACTCAAGCATTTATCATACAAACCCCCTCCTCTGTCCCTATCTCTTATGGCGTAGAGCTGGCGACAGGAAGTTATGTCATACTTTCAAACGACATGAATCGCATTAAAGCCTATAACGGTGTCGGATATAATTATCATGATAACTATATTTATGGGTGGGATTACGAAGGCAGTACCTTAGGTAAGACAGGCGATGATTACATCATCACGCCGTTAAACGTCACTAAGGATACCTCTGCCGCCGCGGCCGGTAACTTCTTTGTGGGTGATATCGCCATCGATGAAAATGTTTGGTACGGCTATAAAAAAAACAAAGGCTTATTTAAAATCCCCCTCGATGACCCTAATAACTATTCAATGTCATTGGTTGTCGGAAGTACCGATAATGCCACCTATAAGATAACTGACTTTGCTTTCCACCCCAGTGACGGGCAGATCTATGCAGTGACCAATGGGGCCACTGGTAGCTTACTGCAGATAGATCCCTCAAATGGTTCGGCTAATAACTTAGGTGTCGTGGTCACCTCTTCGGGTTCAAATTTTACCTTCGGTGCCCAGTTCTTCGATCCTGACGGAACCCTTTACCTCAGTAATAACAGTGACGGAAAGATCTATCGCCTCAATGTCGATGAAGCGAACCCCAGTGCGGATATATTTGCTTATGGCCCCTCATCATCGAGCAATGATGGCGCCCGCTGCGCCTTGGCCGAGGTCCCCGTTGGAGATAACGTTGACTTCGGTGACGCCCCAGACTCATACGGCACCTATATGGCATCTAATGGTGCCAGACACTCGATTATCGATGACTTCTATCTGGGCTCACTCGTCGACAATGAAGCTAATGGTTACCCATTGCCGCTTTCTGATGACAGCAGTGATGGCATAGATGATGAAGATGGTATCAGCTTTCCGACTGGCTTCGAGCTGGGTGAATCGGCTGTAATATTAGCGACCGCTACAGGCACAGGTGGTTACCTCAATGCCTGGTTCGATTGGAATCAAAACGGCAGTTTCGACAGTGATGAACAGGCAATTATCGGCCATGCACTTTCTCCTGGCAGTAACAGCGTGAGTTTAGATGTGCCAACCTGGGGAAAATCCGGCCAATCCTGGGCACGATTTCGCTTCAGCAGTCTGGCGGATATCGGCCCGACTGGCGGTGTCGGTGACGGTGAGGTGGAAGATCATCAGATCACCATAACCGAAACCGGGGTCACGATTAATTACTACCCCTCATCATCGAGTTACACCTCGGTTGCCTATGAAGATCTCTACCCCGATCAGGAAGATTACGATATGAACGACGTCATCTTTCACCTGAGATTGATCGAATATATCAAGAATAATCAGATAATAAGAGTCGAGTTTGAAGCTCAGCTTGCCGCAATGGGCGCCGCCTACCATAACGGGTTTGCGATACAACTACCCGATGTTGCTATGGGCAAGGTTAAAGAAAACTCCATCGAATGGAGTATAGATGACGTTGCTCAGGCAGGCTCTCCATTAGAGTCAGGACAAACTAATGCCGTATTTATCTTTACCCAAGACTTGTGGGATCACATCAGTTTATCGACCGGGTGTAACTACCTGAGAACCGAATCGGGTTGTGGCACCAGCTATCGAACCACCTGGAAGATGAGAGTCCCCTTCGAGACCACGATTGCCCAATCACAGATGCCGGATTTCCCCTATGATCCCTTTATCTTTGCCACTCCCGGCACCGACCACGGCTTAGCGGCCAAAAACGTGGTTGGAGAGCTGCCGGGACGCAAGCTGGAGATCCACCTGAAAAACAAGGCTCCGACCGATAAATTTGCCACCGCTTATTTCGGATCCAGAGAGGATAGATCCGACCCCGGTGCGGGCCAATATTTCCTCAATGAGAATGGCATGAGTTGGGCTATAGAGATCCCGACCAGTTGGCAACACCCTCTCGAAAGAGAAAGGTTAGATATGACCTATTCGGAATTTCTTAACTTTGCTGCAGATAAAACGGGAAACACCAACCCCAACTGGTATCTCAATGCAAACCGATCACTGATTTTCCAGGATTAG
- a CDS encoding serine hydrolase domain-containing protein, which yields MKTIASILLLALPLALAHQAQAVEFKPLDNAFVQQSAAFGVTQDNWDHGAHAGVTFPNAYRFTPHMEISLPVDVNPREWPERPQALLQLTAADLDGEHSLEVLLRDRLKNHSMVVLNKGSLVHQHFWNGYGAGQTHLQMSVTKSFTSLLTSIAVAQGKLDMDRAIIQYLPELKGTGFEDATVQEVADMRSGIGVTFSEGKLWDDRMTEAQDWNGDSKYPDMRGVMDYANTLDNHRPIGKVYDYLDVNTELLGKVVEKVQGQPLAELLESQIWGKIGAQQPAKWMSNRNGEVVASGGLNMTTRDLAKVGEVIANKGVSQQGERVIPAEFIEALFQGDDKVRFAWQQGKESALATGWYKDQFRVLDIKGHKFIAMVGIHGQILVIEPKSQTVIAMNSGFGEMEPPRMAILIFQQIIPAILDKLAQDKA from the coding sequence ATGAAGACCATTGCATCCATACTATTATTGGCACTTCCCTTGGCTTTGGCTCATCAAGCACAAGCGGTGGAATTCAAGCCACTCGATAACGCATTTGTCCAGCAATCGGCTGCTTTTGGGGTCACTCAGGATAACTGGGACCATGGAGCCCATGCCGGGGTAACATTTCCTAATGCGTATCGGTTTACCCCCCATATGGAGATCTCACTGCCTGTCGATGTTAACCCTCGAGAATGGCCAGAGCGCCCTCAAGCGCTGTTGCAGCTGACTGCTGCAGATCTCGATGGTGAGCACAGCTTAGAAGTGCTCCTCAGAGACCGATTGAAAAATCACTCTATGGTGGTGCTTAACAAAGGGAGCTTAGTGCATCAGCACTTCTGGAATGGTTATGGTGCCGGGCAGACACATCTGCAGATGTCAGTGACTAAGTCTTTTACATCCCTCCTGACCTCAATCGCCGTAGCGCAGGGGAAGCTGGATATGGACAGAGCCATTATTCAGTATCTTCCTGAGCTGAAAGGCACAGGCTTTGAGGATGCAACCGTGCAGGAGGTTGCCGACATGCGTTCAGGCATAGGTGTCACCTTCAGCGAAGGCAAGCTGTGGGACGATCGTATGACAGAAGCGCAAGATTGGAACGGCGACAGTAAATACCCTGATATGCGCGGTGTGATGGATTATGCCAATACTCTGGATAACCATAGGCCAATAGGCAAGGTTTATGACTATCTGGATGTGAATACCGAGCTGTTAGGTAAAGTCGTCGAGAAGGTGCAGGGCCAGCCGTTAGCTGAACTACTTGAGTCGCAGATCTGGGGCAAGATAGGTGCACAGCAGCCAGCCAAGTGGATGAGTAATCGTAATGGCGAAGTTGTGGCGTCCGGAGGATTAAATATGACAACCCGGGATCTCGCCAAGGTGGGTGAAGTTATCGCCAACAAAGGGGTGAGTCAACAGGGTGAACGAGTCATTCCTGCTGAGTTTATCGAAGCGCTCTTTCAAGGTGATGATAAAGTTCGTTTTGCCTGGCAGCAGGGCAAGGAGTCGGCGCTTGCGACAGGTTGGTATAAGGATCAATTTAGAGTACTCGATATTAAAGGACATAAGTTTATCGCCATGGTCGGAATTCATGGTCAGATCTTGGTGATCGAGCCTAAAAGCCAAACGGTTATTGCGATGAACTCAGGTTTCGGCGAAATGGAACCACCACGGATGGCCATCTTAATTTTTCAGCAGATTATTCCAGCAATTTTGGATAAGCTGGCACAGGATAAAGCATAG